Within Chlamydia pneumoniae TW-183, the genomic segment AAGATCCGCAATACCTCCGATAACCTCAGCTTGGATTTTGATATTCCCGTTGACGTGCCATTCACGATATCTTCCATAAGCACGATTATTGAGACACTCCAGGTACTGCTTAATTTGCCCGTTAGTGTGATAGGCTGTTAAACAAGAAACGTTATCTCCGCGTTTGTTTTTATACATCCTCATGACCTTTTGATAGGGCTGGGGAGCAAGAAAGTCTACCTTGGTGTATTTCTTTAGCTTCTCTTTAGAGCAAATAGTTTCTGACAGGCCGTTTCTATCAATGATATTGATCCCTGTAAGGGTGAGTTTCTCATAGTCACCTGTTTTCCCATAAATGGGACTCATGGCAATTAGAGAAGAACATAGAAATAAGCAAAAGAGTTTTTTTATATCCATCGACTTATAGCCTCAGCATGTGTTAACCAGACCTCATTTCCTAGAGGCGTAGTTTGTTTTGTCATTTTCCAACAGGTGAAGAAAACTAGGGGCGCGACAGGGTTCTCTGGGTTGAAAAGAGAAAACAAGGACTCGATATCTTCATTATCCATTTCAGTAGCTTGCTCTAGACGCACAAATGCAAAGTCATTGTGCATTTGTTCGCAGTTCCAGACGAGCTGGTGATTTGATTTTTCTAGAGCACGCTTTCTTTCCCAAACTTCTTTACTTTGTGCTAGCAAAGAATTTGAGTTTAATTTGTTTAAACGTTCGCGTTCTTTGGATAGAGGGCGTAATTGCTTGCAAGAGGCATTTAAACTTTCTATTGAGAGGTTATTGCGATCCTTAGAAATGCGAGCATTGTGTTTGATCACCTGATCTTCATGATCTCTTATAACTTTCAGTGTGAGAATCTGAGAATTTAGATCAGACCAACGCTGAGAGATCTTCACGTGATTTATGGTAATCGCTAGGACGGGAAGTATACTCAAAAGAGAAAGAAAACTAAGAATTAAAATAGAAATCCATTTTTTCATAAGACGTCCTAAGAGCTTAATGTAAATTGTAGTTTAAAAGATCGTTGATCTTCTAGAGACTCTGAAACATGTTGTAGCTTGGGGTGACTCGATATTTTTTTTAAGAATTGAGGGATGTCTTCAGGTTGTCCTTGTCCCTTGACTTCAACTAAGGCACTGTAGGGGAGAGAGGGGTTATCTTTTGAGGGATAACTTGTCATGGTATAGGAGAAATACGAGAACTTTATTGAGGGGCTGCTTTTCCCAAGGGCAAGAAGAAATTTTAATGTTTGCTCACTTGTGGGAATTGTAGGCAAGAGTGGGTAGTTGGAAGCCGAGTTCTTCTTTCCGATTGCCTTTACTGTTTTTTCTGCGGCCCTTAAAGATCTTGGGAGCACGCCCTCTTCAGGACAAGCGAAAGCAAAATGGTTCGAAGCTGAGGAAGAAAGAGATTTAAGTTTTAACACGGATCCCAGACTTACGACTACCGTAGCCATGAGGGCATACTTCCCTATCAACAGAGAGGAGCGTAGCAGCCAATGTTTTTGGGCTGCTGGGGAAACTGAGGTAGCGTCATAGGGAAAAGTTAGAGGTCGTCTTGAGGCCCCATGGTGGGCAGCAGCAATAGTATCTCCATAAATTTCCCAATCCTCGTCTTCCACTCCATAAGTCATAGATTGACAGACCACAAGCGGGAGAGACAGTTTTTGTTCTAAAATTTTTTGTAGATTCGGGGATATCTGTGCGACGTGAATAGCAGGAAGCACAGTTTGTGGGAATGTTTCTTGTATATACTGCAACGTTGCATGGATGTCGTCGCAGCTTTTTTTCGTTGAGTGGTTGCTAAAAGAACGAGCTACAGCAATGGCATGATTTTTTACAAAAATGCAGGTAACTTCTTCAGAACCGCCATAGATAAGAAGATATGCGGGCAGGCTCTTTAAAGGGCTCTGTTCTGCTAGAAAAAAAATATCGGCAGCACGACAAGAGAGTTTATCAGGGAAAATCTGAGCCTGGGACAGAAAAGAAAGTTCTTTTTTGAGTGTATTTTTTTGAGCAATCCATAGGGTCAGAGGAGTTTCTCCTCTATCCGTCGGTTTGCCTAGTTGTGGCTGTACAATCAGAGATTCCCAGGGTAGGGCAAGACTTGCTTCTAGATTTGTGAGAGCTACTTTTAAAATATTTTTTCTATTTTTAAGGGATGAGGAAGAACTTTTGACTAAGATGTCAGAGCCCTGCAGAGAGAAAGTCGTTGGTGCTGCAAAGTATTTTTTTGGGAGAGACCAGGTCTTTCCTTCGGGAATTTGTTCACAGTGACAGACGATCCATCCTTTACATGTTTTCTGTAAAATTGCTATTTTAATAGTATTGTTTTCAGCTTTGGTTAGTCCAATATGATAAACAGGCAGCTTGAAATTCATAGCTCAAGAATTCTTAAAATATAAAGGCAGCTATTTTAATGGATAGAGGGCTCTTTTTCAAGAAAAACACATATTAATTATAATTAAGAGAGTAAAATATAATGCTATCTTATTTGTTAAGAACGGCTATTAATGTTTATAGCTTTCTAATTTTAGCCTATATCTTTGCTTCTTGGGTCCCTGATTGCCAGTCTGCGCGCTGGTACCAGTTGGTTTCCAAGTGTGTTGACCCTTTTTTGAATTTCTTTCGTCGCTTTGTTCCTAGAATTGGATTTATAGATCCCAGTCCTTTTGTTGGTCTGCTTTGCCTTGGAATCCTTCCTTTTGTTATATTAAGAGTCCTACGTTTTATTATTCTTAATATTTTTCATTCTCCATGGCTGCTCCAATATTTATAAAAAATATTTTACTTCGTTCCTCTATAGTCTATGCTCCTCTAGCGGGATTTTCAGATTATCCCTACCGTTGCATGTCCGCATTGTATCAACCAGGGTTGATGTTTTGTGAAATGGTGAAAGTAGAAGGGATACTCTACGCTCCTGAGCGTACTTCGAAGCTTCTAGATTATAATGAGAACATGCGTCCCATAGGAGCGCAGTTGTGCGGTAGTAATCCAGAAACTAGTGGGGAGGCCGCTAAAATTTTAGAAGGCCTTGGTTTCGACCTTATAGACCTAAATTGTGGATGTCCTACAGATAAAATCACCAAAGATGGCAGTGGGTCAGGTCTTTTGAAGACGCCAGAGCTTATTGGGAGGATTTTAGATAAAATCATCAATAGCGTTTCCATTCCTGTAACAGTAAAAATTCGCTCGGGTTGGGATATGGAACATATCAACGTAGAGGATACGGTACGTATTATACGTGATGCTGGAGCTAGCGCAGTTTTTGTTCACGGGAGAACTCGTGCTCAGGGATACCACGGTCCTAGCAAGCAAGAGTATATTTCTAGAGCCAAGGCTGCTGCAGGAAAAGAATTCCCAGTTTTTGGTAACGGAGATATTTTTTCTCCAGAAGCTGCGCAAGCAATGCTAACTACAGGATGTGATGGTGTTCTGGTAGCTCGAGGAACCTTGGGAGCCCCTTGGATTGGAAAACAAATCCAAGACTATCTCACTACAGGAAGCTATGAGAAAATTCCCTTTATCAAAAGGAAAGCTGCGTTTCTGGAGCATATGCGCCTAGTAGAAGACTATTATCAAAGCGAAACGAAGTTCCTTTCAGAAACACGTAAATTATGTGGCCACTACCTAATTTCCGCGGCTAAGGTGCGTTTTCTTCGTTCGTCTCTAGCAAAAGCGACATCCTACCAAGAAGTCTACCAGCTTGTGAATGATTACGAAGAAGCCGACGACTCGTCATTAGAGACCTTTGTTAAATGCTGACTTAGGTGTTTCGAAAGTTGGAACATATCGATAGGATTCGGACCAATGATCGTAGCTAAATTGTTATCAGGAACTAAAAGTTTTTTATTTTCTGGTGCCTGTAATTGATGTTCCTTGATGTAATCCCAGATTTTTTTGGTTGCTTCTCCCCGAGATACGGGTTCGTTTCCGATCATTTTTGCTAGATCTGGAGAGGGAAGGAATAAAGGACCTGTTTTCTTTTCTGAAGATTTTTTAACCGAGCTTTTTGCTTTTCCCTTTTTAGAAGGTGTTTTGGCTGCTTTTGTTGTTTTTGCTGAAGATTTTTTCTTGGTCGGAGTTTTTTTCTTATAGGGAATTTTTTCTGTTCCTGAGTACTTTGTGATTACAGCATCTATAGAATTTCCAATCACACTACATTCAGGATACTCTGAACAGGAATAGAAAATCTTGTTGTAACGGGAGCGTTTTTTGAAAATTTTCCCATTACAGCCTATTGCAGGGCAGGGGATAGGCTCTTCCTGTTCGATTTCCTCTCCCTTTTTATGGATTGATATAGTGCCACGGCATTCAGGATACTTCTCACACCCTAAAAATGTTCCATAGCGGCCGTGACGTACTTTCATAACGCCTCCACAAAGAGGACAAGGACTGTCCCAGGGGGTGTCTTCAGCATAGTCTTCTTTGTTGAAAGCGAGCTCTTCTTCAGAAGTGCGGTAATCGCATTCAGGATATTCTGAGCAGCCATAGAAATAACTGTTTTTAGACCAGATTTTTACTAGTTTTCCTTTATGGCACTTAGAACATTCTATATTTGTGAGAATTCTAGGAATGACAGCTTCTTTTTCTGCTGTAATCACTACAGGAAGGAATGTAGTCCAGAATTCTTGAAGTAAGAGTTTCCAAGGTTTTTTATTATCTGCAATGAGTTCAAGCTCGTCTTCCATGAGAGCTGTGAACCCGATATCCATAATTCTTGGAAA encodes:
- a CDS encoding YggT family protein, which codes for MLSYLLRTAINVYSFLILAYIFASWVPDCQSARWYQLVSKCVDPFLNFFRRFVPRIGFIDPSPFVGLLCLGILPFVILRVLRFIILNIFHSPWLLQYL
- the dusB gene encoding tRNA dihydrouridine synthase DusB; amino-acid sequence: MAAPIFIKNILLRSSIVYAPLAGFSDYPYRCMSALYQPGLMFCEMVKVEGILYAPERTSKLLDYNENMRPIGAQLCGSNPETSGEAAKILEGLGFDLIDLNCGCPTDKITKDGSGSGLLKTPELIGRILDKIINSVSIPVTVKIRSGWDMEHINVEDTVRIIRDAGASAVFVHGRTRAQGYHGPSKQEYISRAKAAAGKEFPVFGNGDIFSPEAAQAMLTTGCDGVLVARGTLGAPWIGKQIQDYLTTGSYEKIPFIKRKAAFLEHMRLVEDYYQSETKFLSETRKLCGHYLISAAKVRFLRSSLAKATSYQEVYQLVNDYEEADDSSLETFVKC